A stretch of DNA from Acipenser ruthenus chromosome 21, fAciRut3.2 maternal haplotype, whole genome shotgun sequence:
CACCTGGAGGCTCGTCGCATCACCAGGTCTCTAGGAATTCAGATCATTACCATCAATGAAACAGAGAATCACGAGTCTCACACATCAATGCATAATTAGGAAATCATAAAAGAATGCAATGTGGAGCAAATGTGGAGGGATTGTTATAAGTACAGCTCATTGTTAGCTTTCCTCCAGTCAGGGTATTAACTGAATTGGGTACTTGGTGCCTCGAAATACATACAACAGTTCTTTTCAGATTAAGTTTGTGTTCAATTTAACACAACAAATCAAACTCCTCCTGAATAGTGATATAAAACAGCACATGGTCTGCATGCTGTGCTCACATTGCAGCTGTGTTCTTTTAAAGAGCTGCCAGTAATCTGCTACTGATGCTGCTTTTTGTCCCACAGTGCTCGGAAGAGGCCAATACCATACTACCGGCCAAGCCCCTCATCCTCCAGCAGGTCCAGCAGCTGCTGCTCCTGGTACAGCAGCCGGAGCCGCAGTGCAACCCGCTGCCACAGTGGAACACGCAGCAGGAGCCGGAGCCAGAGCCACTCAACATACCGAAACCACAGCCGAAGCCCGTCCTGGAGCTCGGGGAGCCGACGCAGCCGGAGCCCGTCTTGGAGCTCGGGGAGCCGACGCAGCCGGAGCAGCCTCAGTGAGAGCTACAACTCACTGTGCAGCTCCAGCAGGGGGCGCCGCTAACACCCTGCCTGCTGCGGAGCACGTCACTGCAGGACTGAGCGGATCACTTGGGGATCACAACTTCCATGTGTAATCAGAGACTTTGAAAAGTCTGAAATGCATGAAGAAGGGCATTGCCTGTCAGAGTTGTGTATCACTGTACTGTAATACGTGGAAATGGTTTCCATTTTATTAATGTGGTTCTACCCGGAGCAGCTTACAGGCTGTGGGACGGGTCTTTTAGCAGCTGCTCGAGTGATCCAGAGCAGAATGCTGAGAGACCCGGACCATACGAGTGGAACAGCAATCTGGATCAGGTCCAGAACTGATCCCTAAGAGACCCACTTCAAATGGAGAAGTAGCCACACTGTTCATTCTGTGTTGTGTTATTACCCCTGGTCGACGCCTGCCTTCCCCTCACCCCATTGCGTGCTATGTGTGGAACTCCATGCATGCAATGAGTGCTGGAAGTGCTAAAGATACTGAGCCATCAAGGAAAAGAAACACGTATCCTTCTAGCCCCAGCTTCAGGGGCCCCTTGCAGTTTGGGGTCAGTGCTGTCACACTCCCTCTTTAAGTGTCATTTACTCTATTTTGAACATATCTACTTCTTCAAGCGGATTACTATGGGAAGAGGAAGAGACCAAATTGAAGTGCACACGACAAATTCTAATTGAGATTTTAGAAGGGTTGTCTCATCTTTTCATCTACTGAAAAGATCATTTAGTTTTATGTTAGAAAGCGATTAGAAAAGGGTTAACACTCTTGTTATTAAGAACACAGTGTGTCCAATCACACAATCTCCTGTTAACAGCTTCTTGCCAACACAAGCAAATCAGTTAATGCTAAACCAGCCAGGCAGGTTGGAATAATAGCACTTTATAATTCACAGCACCACACATCCACTTTAAAAACACCCTTGCTTTAGTGCATGTATAATGAAGGGAAGTGTGAAACCAGCTTCCTAACACCAGCGCATCAATCAGCATTTTAAACATGGTCACAGTGTTTAATCCAGACTCACTCCAAAGCTGAGACTGACAATCAGGGCAGACTGGTCTTTCACAACATTAGATACAAGTCTTAACAACAGAGTCTTCATCCTATTAAGAGTTCTTACTAATAATGACAACCCACTGTATGTAGCTTAAATGAAACCCCCAAAGCCAAATAAAGAATGTTGAACTGGCATGAGGAGGGGCACAGTGACAGCATTCCACATCAAGAGTCCCATTCCTCTTCCCTTCATAGCAGCTTgttatttgagttattttagaTGCTGTAACATATCTATGTAATGTATTGTGCAGTATTTTAACGTGAAATGAACATGCAAAACCTCAGAGTCATTTCATTTGGATCAATGTTTTGCGTGcatcaggtgttttttttttttttatttacatcgatgttttaatatttatttatttatttatttatttatttatttatctattaatATGCAGAGAAGCAGAGAATCAAAGCCATGAACTTCTCAACCAGAACTAAAAGCATTTAGTTTGGTCGGACTTCATTCTTTTCGTCATTTTTGTTTATACAAATGTACAGCTTTGTACACATTCTTTATTCATGTGCTGCGATCAGCATGTGGTCAGCATCCAAACTGCTGTGTTCTTTCTGTACGCGCTCCAGGGCTTGTATGAAAATCACGAATCATTGAgtaataaaatatggaatgggTGAAGAACATCTCTAGAGCCTTAACTGTTCTTGCAGAACAGCTCACTTTTATTTAAAGGAAATCTAAATGCTTCCGCTTGCTCTGCTTGTACTGTAGTTATTTGCATGCATAGAGAATGCTTGCAGAACATATCTCCTATGAATACAATCCAACCTTAATATTTGCTATATATAAGGAACAAGTTTAACGTATGCCTATGTCCCTGTATGGGTTAGGGCTAGGAACTGGTGAGCTGAACAGATTTACATACAGTAGCTTGTATTCCCCAACCCTTCCACCTCTCCCATTAATTAATAATCTGGTAAAACAGTGGACATATTAAAACAGTGCTTTCAATGATCAGGTTTCAGTCATCTGACATGCACCAAGGCCAGCAAACCCTTCTTCACACAGACATGGGAATGACTTGATTAATTACAAGGCCTGGAGTTGGGTCCATGAAAGTgaactttatttatttcaatatttttctgtatgccatCATGATTGTTACACAGtgctgtatgtattatttatttgtgttttacataTTATTTCTGTTGCTGTTATTTATTACTAATATCAACTGTGTGTTTTAATATAGATGGTGTCATTATGTTCCAAAAAGAAAAGGATTTTTAATTGTGttggaaaaaaagaacaatatgttTCTGAGATAATATCTCTAGTAATAGTCGAACAATGCAACCCCTTCCCCAGAATGTGCAGGTTTTTATTGTCATACTATGTGAGTGAGATGTACCAAAATGTTACTTGCAAGTGTTTGATTCCTGGTATTTTCTCtatgcactgtatatattaatggGAAAGACAATGTCATGCCTTGGtatattatttactgtatgtattgtaactTATTTATAGAGAATAGTAAAAATCTGATATTTAAAATTGATGtcacaaggaaaaaaaatattctagtaCTTTTGGAGTCATTTATTTTAGCACATGCAAATCAATCTCTTTTGGCTCATAGTTCAATTGAATTGTTTGCACTTGATAATGGTTTTCCAAAGACAGTAAGTGTGACCCCCAAGCTGCTAACATGAATTGAGATAGTTGTAGTTGTTTGGCAAGTCCATGATCATGGGTTAATGCAAAGCTCTAGTTGTCATAGCAACTGGAAGCTTGTCAGTTAACAACCCAATCAGCTCTGTAAATATTTCCGAGTTCTTAACAATTTGTAGAAAGTCGGTCATTTCTGAGGGCATAAATGTATCCAATGTTGGAAGTAACTTGTGAGAATACAGCTTGGTATTATAGGCAAGCTTGTTTTAGTCTGAGCTTATGAACTGCAGTGGAAAAGCTTTCTATGTGGCTTCAAAGCAGTGTGTTCCACAGCAGACTGAACGCACTGCACAGATAGTACAgtcgttttatttattgtttctattatgtaatcaattaaataataaaaggaacagAAACATCTATATAATCTGAAGTTTTAGACTAGTCGGAGTACCTTGGGTTCAGGTAATACCTCCAACACTGTTGAGAAGATTAATCACAAATGACTGGCTGGGTGGTCCGAGGTCTAATGACATGGAGCCACAACCAAGACTCCCTTTATTCATCTAGCGTCACCTTGGAATCCAGCTAGAAGGTCATTTTTATAAGTAGAACTCTGCAGAAATAAGGTGTATTTATAAAATGAGTGTAAATCATGTTCCAGCTGTATTCGTGTCCCTCTTCAGTCAAGAGCATCTACCAGTATACTACAGTTAGGGTTTGAAATGTGTTTAGAGCAAAAGCCAGAGAGGAGCAAGAATCTAGTGGAAATCCCTGTGCacatcttgtgtgtgtgtgcttttcaatTTAAAACTGTCTGTTTATGTTATTGTACTGACTGTACCTCTCCCCTTACCTTGATTGTTCtccattgaaaataataataataataataataataataataataataataataataataataataataataataataatatgatgggATAACCTACAAAAAGGTCTTCCTCATGGATTTCATTTGTGATCTTTTTGAAATAAAGATCTGACTCCAGTCTCCAGTGCTTCCTGTGTCTTTACTACTGAAAGGACCTGCAGGTGCTGCTTGTTTGAAATGCTGTGTGTCTGGGGTGTGCCTAACGTGAGTGTGAACATTGTGACTACATTCAAAGCTATGACAGCTCAGTGAATGTTTCTGGAACATCCCATGTGTCATTGTCACTCTGCACGGTACTAACTATCTATATTGCTTCCAGGGACACTATCAGGCAGTCAGAAGTTTTAGCAATGACTAGAAAGAGCTGGAATTTGTGAAGAAGGCAAATAAAGTGTATATGAGATATACAATAATATGAGTACTAGAAActaaagtacaaaaacaaaatgcacggTCAGGCTGCCAAAATAAAGATGTGCAATTTGCTGATTGTGTGGGGGCCGAGAGAGGGTCGTTTCTGCCCTTACTTCTCTGCATGGCAACTTCTGCTTGACTTGGCTGGGCTACACAGTCTCCCCTGTTGGCAGTGTCTGCCAGTGTGTTAACACATGGCAAAGCTTTTCATATTTCTGGAATCTTCTTTAAAGAACTGCAGCACAGAGGAAAGTCAACAGCAGAAACTGTGCTGCATCTGTCTCTGGACTACAGATAAACTAAAAGCACAAGGGATTCACAATTTACCCTAaagcaggagcagcacacacTTATTGCCTCTATAGTAATCCCAGAGACAGAGCAGGATTATTGCCTCTATAGAGACAGAGCAGGATTATAGAGACAGAGCAGGATTATTGCCTCTATAGTAATCACAGAGACAGAGCCTTTTGGAAGAATAAAACAAATCCATGCACTGTTGGATTAAGGGGCTGttttacttaacaaaaaatgttaattctaacaacaaaaaagtatgttttacaccaaacaaacaacaaatgatttaaacatttgtCGCGTTATCGATGAGAATACCGCTGCGTTCCAAATAAACACACAAGTCTTGGTAATGCACGAGTTTTTACAAAATGACATCAAACTTTCTCGCTCTCCCTCTGCTGTCACTGCTATTAAAAACGCAATGATGCGGACGGGGAGGGGCTAAACTCTGCTGACCGCTGAGAGTTTCAATGAGTGGCACTCGCCAGATGGATACACTTGGACGGGGAGCGCAATCACTCCATTCCCTTTGGTGGAACGTCACGTGTTACACAGCGCACATTCTAGTAAAGGGGGTTTCGTAATCCATTAAAGACCAGTTGTCTGAGAACAGCTGAGCACAGACGCGGGGACTCCCACTAGATAAAGCTGAGCCTGCTGTGGATGTTTTCAGAAAACTTCCAGAACATTTCCCACACTCAGACTACAGACTATTATTTAGGAGTTTGGTTGTTTCACTTACGGGTTTGTGTTCAAGCGCTTTTCTACATCTTAGTAGAAGGGTCAGGTAATCAGCTATTGCGTTTTAACTACACGATTTATTTTAAGAGACATACGTAATTAGGTTTGGTTGTTCAGTATTGATTTCCTTTTATGGTGCCAGGATTAAGGTTGTGTGAAGCTATCAGGTACGCTAGTTTAAAAGTTCTCCTAAATTTCTTAAAAGTTTTAACAACCTCAGAACTTTATAAAGACGTGTTCGCGTATTAAAAAGAATGGAACACGGACACTTTTACACACTAGGCAGCAGGCAGAGGACTCCGAGGGACCCGTTCAGAGAGCAGCCGCTTGGGTCCCGGTTCCTAGATGAAGATTTTGGAATGACCCCCTTCTCGGATGAGCTGTCAATGGACTGGCCGGGTTGGGCTCGACCCCGACTCAGTGCTCAGTGGCCGGGTACCTTGCGCTCGGAGATCACGCGGGGATCCACTGCTACCCCTCCTGGATATGGTGCTCGATACCCAGCCACCGTCCCGGGGGAGCCGTGGAAAGTGTGCGTGAATGTGCACAACTTTAAACCCGAGGAACTGACCATTAAAACGAAGGATGGCTTTGTAGAAGTGTCAGGTGAGTTTGCGCTTCAAATACTGGAGGACAAAAGTGTTTTatgggcattattattattattattattattattattattatctctacATGTGAATTATAAAAATGATCCAATTCAGAGCCTATGCAATTActgtaaacattaaaataaaggtAAGGTATAGGTCAAGTCAAGCCTTTAGTCCTACAGTATAGTCTAGGGTGCACTGTTCACCAGTGTTTCTTTTGCTAGTCAGAACATGCCTCTTGTTTGGGCTTGTTACAATTGGGAAACCATCGATAAGCCTCAGTATTAATATACATACTTAATCAGTTTGGGGTAAAAGGTATCTTAATTTAAAAGTATGTGTTCTAATATGATAACTACTGTGAAACTGAATGATAAATGACATGTTTCAATGTGTGGGTGAAGTGGGGTTTAGGGTGTAATTTTCCAAGGTCTATAACACTGCTGGTTTgggcaattaaaaataataagattgTTTTGAAGTGACTTCATGAACTTCATATAGGGATTTCTGATCATGGATTCTTTTCTTTAGCTAGAACTCTCTGTGAGCTGATGACAAAACAAACCCCACTTTTATTGGCAAGCAAAAGGAAGCATCCTCCCCCCAGCAAGTCTGACCAGTCACATTGTTATTTATACACAGTGCACATGATTAGCCCCAAAGCTAGCCCAGTCATGTAAACAAAtgctccttcctctcctccagTAGAGAGATTGCTTTCTGGAgaagggttatggttagggttagggctgacCAATAAGCTCACTAAATAACTCCAATCAGATGTTAACATATAGTGTCTGTTTCTAATATAGGGGAAAAACATGCCCCACCCAGTGGGGAGTAAGAAGTTAACACCATAACAGAAATCAGGCCAAGAGCGAAAGCTGCAACTTAAAGATAAACAATTACTCAGTGCTCCAATTTTGGACTCCACTGTTAATGCTGTGACAGACTTTTTAAACAAGGCCATCTCTAGAGTTTTCAAACACATTTGAGTTACTGCATAGGCTTATTGTACAATTACTGTACTGGAATTGCTTCAACTTCAGAATCTCTTGGCAATCTGCAGCAGAATGAAACAGTTGACTATAGCAAATTACTTAATAACATGAGGAGCAACCGATTTGTATCCAGATCCCTCATTGGTCAAAGCCTTGAACCAATCAGAAGCAGGAAAATGAAACCTCTTTCAGTACCGCATAGCAGCACAAAGGAAGatccactagaaagtgtcctgagggcatccgatgattcttaatggttaggtttagtgTTAGGTATTTGGTttgaggttaggttttagggctggggttgcttaaggttggtgttggggttggggttggagttggggttgggttagggtcagggtgggttgatttggtagagttgccgagctctggaagtgaaaggtgggagtgccctcgaatcatctgatgccctcaggacactttctagtggatattcctttacgctgcTTCCGAGTACAGCAAcacaacaaaagtaaaaaaaaaaaattaaaataaaactgctgcAAACTCTGAGAGCAAAACTGACTTATCTCTCTCAATTTGGTGCTAGCAGGTATTTCCAGTAAATATGGCAGAATATTtgagtaataaatacattattattaaaaacatctcttcaACGATCTAGAAATAAATTAGAGATCTAGCAACATTAGTTCATTGCATTACAATTAGTTATTAAGTACAATCTCTTGATAGCTCAGTCCGTAATATCTGGCAAGTGTGCACTGGTACACCAATCGATGCAGAAACAC
This window harbors:
- the LOC117428084 gene encoding heat shock protein beta-8-like yields the protein MEHGHFYTLGSRQRTPRDPFREQPLGSRFLDEDFGMTPFSDELSMDWPGWARPRLSAQWPGTLRSEITRGSTATPPGYGARYPATVPGEPWKVCVNVHNFKPEELTIKTKDGFVEVSGMHEEKQEEGGIVSKNFTKKIQIPGDVDPVTVFASLSPEGVLIIEARQTPPYYLFGNDSGGEETEFKPQETSVA